CGGAGGATCGATGTCCTCGGGCAGCTCGCGTCGCACCAGGTCGATCTTCGATCGGATGTCCTGGGCCGCCTGGTCACCGTCGCGCTCGAGGACGAACTCGACGATCACCTGGGACACCCCCTCCAGGGAGATGGAGGTGATCCGGTCCACGCCTTCGACGGTGTTGAAGCTCTCCTCGAGGCGCCGCGAGATCTCTCGCTCGACCGTCTCGGGAGAGGCGCCCGGATAGGTCGTCTGTACGGATACCACCGGGATGTCGACCTCCGGGAACTCGTCGATGGGCAGCCGGCGATAGCCGAAGATGCCCAGCACGATGAGCCCCAGCATCAACATCGTGGTGAATACGGGGCGGCGAATCGAGACGCCGCTCAATCCTCCACCAACCGTACTCTCCGCGTGGTGGTGGACCGCCTGCCGAGACTCCGGGGCCTCGGTGGCGGGTGGCTGCCGTCCGTTATCTCGCTCCATGCTCACTCCTCTGCCGCCGGGCTCTCCCCTGCGACCTCAGCCGTGATCCTGACCGCCGCCCCGTCCTCGAATTCGCCCGGCGAGACGACCACCTGCTCTCCCGCACGCACTCCGGACGCAATCGCCACCACCCCCCTCGATTCGTCGCGCGCTCCCAGCGTAACCTGCCGCCGCACCGCCCTTCCCTCTTCCACCACCCACACGTAGCTGTTCCCGCCACTTCCCCGCACGGCGGCCACGGGTACCACGACCGCCGTCTCACCGCCCTCGGCCAGTACCCTGCCGGTGGCGAAGAGGCCGCCCACCAGCGCCCGGTCGGAGTTCGGCAGCTGCAGATAAACTCCCACCTGCCGCGTCGCGGGATCGGCGGTCGGCTCAACCCGCGCCACGGTCCCCCGGAACACCTGGCCCGGGTACGCGTCGATCGTGAACTCGGCAGGCATGCCGGCGCGAACGCGCGTCGCCTGGCCCACCGGCACCTGGCCTGCAAGCTCCAGCTTCGTGGAGTTGACAACCGTGAACAGGGTCTGACCCACACTCACCGCCTCCCCCTCGTTCACTCCGCGGTCACTCACCTCTCCGGTGATCGGTGCAGTCACCGTCGCGCGCCGCGCCTGCTCCCCCGCCCCGGCCGCCTGCGCCCGCGCCGACGCGAGCTGGGCCCGGGCGGCCTCGTGACTCGCCTGGGCCGCGCGGAAGTCGATCTCCGACATGGCCCCCGCCTCGAACAGCGTACGGGCGGATTCGAGCTGCTGCTCGGCCAGCGCGAGGTTGGCCTCCGCCGC
The DNA window shown above is from Longimicrobiaceae bacterium and carries:
- a CDS encoding efflux RND transporter periplasmic adaptor subunit, whose amino-acid sequence is MRNYRNQRIAMNGYSSSSLRRVLGAALGATLVLAGCGPGETAAGAAPENDGVVLAPSDLATAEETEITGGIVLTGTLNPYRIVEVKAQVPGTIMNLQVDRGDAVRSGQTLAVIEAEGIRSQAAGATAAVAAAEANLALAEQQLESARTLFEAGAMSEIDFRAAQASHEAARAQLASARAQAAGAGEQARRATVTAPITGEVSDRGVNEGEAVSVGQTLFTVVNSTKLELAGQVPVGQATRVRAGMPAEFTIDAYPGQVFRGTVARVEPTADPATRQVGVYLQLPNSDRALVGGLFATGRVLAEGGETAVVVPVAAVRGSGGNSYVWVVEEGRAVRRQVTLGARDESRGVVAIASGVRAGEQVVVSPGEFEDGAAVRITAEVAGESPAAEE